One genomic window of Methanosalsum zhilinae DSM 4017 includes the following:
- a CDS encoding undecaprenyl diphosphate synthase family protein: MVNIMISRLYKLYLHRRIMRNRDSIPGHITLVLSESGLLTSDGYKSLQSTVDICRELGIQMISIYVDILDTENRLKQEVACRLIADLERMVSRLSYSPKLKIYSLDGELYKEVDGSVPEIFFSAGFGGRDEITKAVRSILGDVEKGRVKVEEIDENILESRLMLQNEPDVVIRAGGRNLSDFLIWQSVYSELFFTDINWSDIRDIDVLRIIRDYQMRQRRFGR; the protein is encoded by the coding sequence TTGGTCAATATTATGATATCCCGGCTCTATAAACTCTATCTTCATCGCAGAATAATGCGAAACCGGGATTCTATTCCCGGACACATAACATTGGTACTTTCAGAATCAGGCTTGCTGACATCTGATGGATACAAATCGCTACAATCAACTGTTGATATATGCAGGGAACTTGGTATACAGATGATCAGCATCTATGTGGATATCCTTGATACCGAGAATCGTCTAAAGCAGGAGGTGGCCTGCAGGCTGATAGCAGATCTCGAACGGATGGTGTCCCGTCTATCCTACAGCCCAAAACTTAAGATATACTCACTTGATGGAGAACTGTATAAAGAAGTAGATGGTTCAGTACCTGAAATATTTTTTTCAGCAGGTTTTGGAGGAAGGGATGAGATCACAAAGGCAGTAAGATCCATATTAGGTGATGTGGAAAAAGGCAGAGTAAAGGTCGAGGAAATTGATGAGAATATTCTGGAATCAAGGTTAATGCTTCAGAATGAACCTGATGTTGTGATTCGTGCAGGAGGTCGGAACCTGTCTGATTTTCTGATATGGCAGTCGGTATACTCTGAACTCTTCTTTACAGATATCAACTGGTCTGACATAAGGGATATTGATGTTTTAAGGATTATCCGGGATTACCAGATGCGCCAGCGAAGGTTTGGACGATAA
- the thsA gene encoding thermosome subunit alpha, with the protein MSGQPIFILAEGTQRTRGRDAQGNNIMAAKAVADAVRTTLGPKGMDKMLVDSMGDVVITNDGATILKEMDIEHPAAKMIVEVAKTQDDEVGDGTTTASILAGELLKKAEDLMDMGIHQTIISSGYREAAKKSADILKTITIDVSEDDTQTLEKIASTAITGKGAESHKEKLAKLTVEAVRAVAEKTDSGIKVDVDDIKIEKRAGGSIRDSELINGIVIDKEKVHPSMPDHVKDAKILLLSQAIELKKTEVDAEIKITSPDQMQMFLDQEEKMIKDMVGKIISSGANVVFCQKGIDDLAQYYLQKEGIYALRRVKTSDLEKLSKATGAKILQDINEISESDLGSAGRVEEKNISGTKMTFVIDCPSPKAVSIVLHGGTEHVVESLDRALHDALRVVGVALEDGQIVAGGGSPEIELSLRLSEYASSLKGREQLAVSKFAEALEVVPKTLAENAGLDPIDTMVEMKSQHEKGNKKAGLDVYTGKVVDMWENNVVEPLRTKTQAINAATEAAVMILRIDDVIASSGRGGGGGGMPEMPEDM; encoded by the coding sequence ATGAGTGGACAGCCCATATTTATATTGGCAGAAGGTACTCAGAGAACCAGGGGCCGAGATGCCCAGGGAAACAACATCATGGCAGCAAAAGCTGTTGCAGATGCAGTGCGTACAACCCTTGGACCCAAGGGAATGGACAAAATGCTTGTGGATTCAATGGGAGATGTGGTAATCACAAATGACGGTGCCACCATTCTCAAAGAAATGGATATCGAGCATCCGGCAGCAAAAATGATCGTTGAGGTTGCAAAGACCCAGGATGATGAAGTAGGAGACGGAACCACAACAGCATCCATCCTTGCAGGAGAACTGCTCAAAAAGGCAGAAGATCTCATGGATATGGGAATTCACCAGACAATCATTTCCAGTGGCTACAGGGAAGCAGCAAAAAAATCAGCAGATATCCTAAAGACCATTACAATTGATGTTTCAGAAGATGACACCCAGACCCTGGAGAAGATTGCATCCACTGCAATTACAGGCAAAGGTGCAGAATCACATAAAGAAAAGCTTGCAAAGCTTACCGTAGAAGCTGTAAGGGCAGTTGCTGAAAAGACTGATTCCGGCATCAAGGTCGATGTGGATGACATCAAGATCGAAAAGCGTGCAGGTGGAAGTATTAGAGATTCGGAGCTGATCAATGGAATTGTCATTGATAAGGAAAAAGTCCATCCCAGTATGCCTGATCATGTTAAGGATGCAAAGATCCTTCTGCTAAGCCAGGCAATAGAACTGAAAAAAACCGAAGTGGACGCAGAGATCAAGATAACATCCCCTGACCAGATGCAGATGTTCCTGGACCAGGAAGAAAAGATGATCAAGGATATGGTAGGCAAGATTATCAGCAGTGGTGCAAATGTGGTCTTCTGTCAGAAAGGAATTGACGACCTTGCCCAGTACTACCTGCAGAAAGAAGGAATATATGCACTCAGGAGAGTGAAGACCAGTGATCTTGAAAAACTCTCAAAGGCAACCGGTGCAAAAATCCTGCAGGATATCAATGAGATCAGTGAATCAGACCTTGGCTCCGCTGGCCGTGTTGAGGAGAAAAATATCAGTGGCACAAAAATGACCTTTGTTATCGACTGTCCAAGTCCTAAAGCCGTTTCAATAGTACTCCACGGTGGTACAGAGCATGTTGTCGAAAGTCTTGACAGGGCACTGCACGATGCACTGCGTGTTGTAGGTGTTGCCCTTGAAGATGGGCAGATCGTTGCAGGAGGAGGTTCCCCTGAGATAGAACTATCTCTTAGACTTTCTGAATATGCATCATCACTTAAAGGAAGAGAACAGCTTGCAGTCTCAAAGTTTGCAGAAGCACTGGAAGTTGTACCAAAGACACTTGCAGAAAATGCAGGACTTGACCCCATTGACACAATGGTTGAAATGAAATCCCAGCATGAAAAAGGTAACAAGAAAGCAGGTCTTGATGTCTATACCGGAAAGGTTGTTGACATGTGGGAGAACAATGTTGTGGAACCACTCAGAACCAAGACCCAGGCAATCAATGCTGCCACAGAAGCCGCAGTAATGATCCTCAGAATTGATGACGTTATTGCATCAAGCGGCAGAGGTGGCGGTGGCGGCGGAATGCCGGAAATGCCTGAAGATATGTAA
- a CDS encoding redox-regulated ATPase YchF: MTLTLGLAGKPNSGKSTFFKAATMAEVEIANYPFTTIEANHGVTYVRADCPCREKDDLCGNCNGGIRYVPIEVIDVAGLVPDAHLGRGLGNTFLDELRQASAIIHVIDASGGTDNEGNPVDVGTQDPLDDVKFLNHELTMWIHSILKRNWERLSRKTKAESLKVSQVIADQLAGAGVDEEQVHQAILAAKPAQDHTKWSDQELLSLCDHIRIISKPMVIAANKIDIAPEDNLSKLKSTDLMVIGTSAAAELALRSAAGCGIIEYYPGDASFTIICDDLTSSQKKGLQSLEHFLDKHHRTGVQECINQAVFDLLDLIVVYPVEDEKKWTDKNDNVLPDAFLMKKGSTAHDLAYRVHSDIGDRFLYAVDARTRMRLGEKHELEHNDVIKIVSTAN; encoded by the coding sequence ATGACACTTACTCTAGGACTTGCAGGGAAACCAAATTCTGGAAAATCCACCTTTTTTAAGGCTGCTACAATGGCAGAGGTGGAGATTGCCAATTATCCGTTTACAACAATTGAGGCAAATCATGGTGTAACCTATGTTCGTGCCGACTGTCCCTGCAGGGAAAAGGATGATCTCTGCGGCAACTGTAATGGGGGTATAAGGTATGTTCCCATTGAGGTAATTGATGTTGCAGGACTGGTACCGGATGCCCATTTGGGTAGAGGTCTTGGGAACACTTTTCTTGATGAGCTGAGACAGGCATCGGCAATAATACATGTCATCGATGCCTCAGGTGGAACGGATAATGAAGGTAATCCGGTTGATGTGGGTACGCAAGACCCACTGGATGATGTGAAATTTCTCAACCATGAACTGACAATGTGGATCCACTCAATACTCAAGCGCAACTGGGAAAGATTATCAAGAAAAACTAAAGCTGAAAGCCTTAAAGTCTCCCAGGTAATTGCAGATCAGCTTGCAGGGGCAGGTGTTGACGAGGAACAGGTACATCAGGCAATACTGGCAGCAAAGCCGGCCCAGGATCATACAAAATGGAGTGACCAGGAACTGTTATCTCTTTGCGATCATATCCGTATCATAAGTAAACCAATGGTGATCGCTGCAAACAAGATAGATATTGCACCTGAGGATAACCTCAGTAAACTTAAAAGTACGGATTTGATGGTTATCGGTACAAGCGCTGCAGCTGAACTGGCCCTGAGATCTGCTGCAGGGTGTGGAATCATTGAATATTATCCCGGTGATGCCAGCTTCACTATCATCTGTGATGACCTGACCTCTTCCCAGAAAAAAGGCCTGCAAAGTCTTGAGCATTTTCTGGATAAACACCACAGGACAGGAGTACAGGAATGTATAAACCAGGCTGTCTTTGATCTGCTGGACCTTATTGTTGTTTATCCTGTTGAAGATGAGAAAAAGTGGACCGATAAAAATGATAATGTGCTGCCGGATGCATTTTTGATGAAAAAGGGTTCAACCGCCCATGACCTTGCATACAGGGTGCATTCAGATATAGGTGATAGGTTCCTGTATGCGGTGGATGCAAGAACAAGAATGCGCCTGGGTGAAAAACATGAACTTGAACATAATGATGTGATCAAGATCGTATCAACAGCAAACTGA
- the rimI gene encoding ribosomal protein S18-alanine N-acetyltransferase, which translates to MIRKAKFSDLKEILEIERMSFPNPWPEGIFYSFTGHPGFVVYQTEKNITGYLIIFVVNSYAHLANIAVHPHHRRQGIGSVLIRWSIEYAARRGLKAIFLEVRENSTQVQEFYRRYGFSVRGRIRNYYPDDNALVMERKVNNK; encoded by the coding sequence ATGATCAGGAAAGCAAAGTTCAGTGACCTGAAGGAAATATTAGAAATTGAGAGGATGTCATTCCCAAATCCCTGGCCTGAGGGGATATTCTATTCTTTTACAGGTCATCCTGGGTTTGTTGTTTATCAGACTGAGAAAAATATTACAGGATATCTTATTATTTTTGTCGTAAATAGCTATGCACATCTTGCAAATATTGCAGTCCATCCCCACCACCGCAGACAGGGTATTGGATCAGTGCTGATCAGATGGTCCATAGAATATGCAGCAAGACGCGGTTTAAAGGCGATATTTCTGGAAGTGCGAGAAAATAGCACACAGGTACAGGAATTTTATAGAAGGTATGGTTTTTCTGTAAGGGGTAGAATCAGGAACTACTATCCCGACGATAATGCACTTGTTATGGAGAGAAAAGTAAATAATAAATGA
- a CDS encoding DUF5817 domain-containing protein yields MYAVIVCPKCRSHSQIIEQAGAKTTRCQRCGSTLKVRRLRLLYESDTLSKAVEARTCIQMKLDGEDEPDKADKSQATLSADRRKPPKKKGPEKIVLDTVRSEGGTVDIYELERRLADHGIEGEQFEKVLAILLERGELYSPEKGRIRAV; encoded by the coding sequence ATGTATGCAGTTATCGTATGCCCAAAATGCAGATCCCATTCCCAGATAATCGAGCAGGCAGGTGCAAAGACTACCAGATGCCAGAGATGCGGGTCCACACTCAAGGTACGCAGGCTGAGATTGCTGTATGAGAGTGATACTCTCAGCAAAGCAGTTGAAGCAAGGACATGCATACAGATGAAACTGGATGGGGAAGATGAACCCGATAAAGCAGATAAGTCTCAGGCAACCTTATCTGCAGACCGCAGGAAACCTCCAAAGAAGAAAGGACCTGAAAAGATAGTTCTCGATACTGTAAGATCAGAAGGGGGCACTGTGGATATATATGAACTTGAGCGCAGGCTTGCAGATCATGGTATTGAAGGTGAACAATTCGAGAAAGTACTGGCGATTCTGCTGGAGCGTGGTGAACTCTATTCTCCTGAAAAGGGTAGGATCAGAGCTGTATAA
- the rbr gene encoding rubrerythrin encodes MDKTIENMTKAFIGESLARNRYTNFAKVAKSEGYEQIAEIFLNTAENEREHAKWMLKLITELKVESGKGPDKVNLDIDVPVCGTTVDNLNDSISGEDYETQVMYPQFAEIAEQEGLPEIAERFRAIGEVEKHHQERFKKLLSEVEKGTVYKKSQEVQWVCRKCGYVHTGTEPPEECPSCDHAYNYFQVKCEEY; translated from the coding sequence GTGGATAAAACCATAGAAAATATGACCAAGGCGTTTATTGGAGAGAGTCTGGCAAGAAACCGCTACACCAATTTTGCAAAGGTTGCAAAAAGTGAAGGATATGAACAGATCGCAGAGATATTTCTCAATACTGCAGAAAATGAAAGGGAACATGCTAAATGGATGCTAAAGCTGATAACCGAACTTAAAGTTGAAAGCGGGAAGGGACCTGACAAAGTCAACCTTGATATTGATGTTCCTGTTTGTGGAACAACTGTTGACAATTTAAATGATTCAATATCAGGGGAAGATTATGAAACACAGGTCATGTATCCCCAGTTCGCAGAAATCGCAGAACAGGAGGGTCTTCCGGAGATCGCAGAGAGGTTCAGGGCAATAGGTGAGGTTGAGAAACATCATCAGGAAAGATTTAAGAAACTCCTGTCCGAAGTTGAAAAAGGCACCGTATATAAAAAGAGTCAGGAAGTGCAATGGGTATGCAGGAAATGCGGATATGTACATACAGGTACAGAACCTCCAGAAGAGTGTCCGTCATGCGATCATGCATATAATTATTTCCAGGTGAAGTGTGAAGAATACTGA